A region from the Xiphias gladius isolate SHS-SW01 ecotype Sanya breed wild chromosome 20, ASM1685928v1, whole genome shotgun sequence genome encodes:
- the tmem203 gene encoding transmembrane protein 203, with protein sequence MLFSLRELVQWLGFATFELFLHLLALLVFSMLVALRADMFTPTLSWWLVFVPLFAADGLSTYFTAIVSIRLYQENEKRLAVLRLLWVLTVLSLKLVCEVLLCQKLAEQEQARDLWFGLILSPLFILLQLLMIRACRVN encoded by the coding sequence ATGCTGTTCTCCCTTAGGGAACTGGTCCAGTGGCTGGGCTTCGCCACCTTTGAACTGTTTCTCCACTTGTTAGCTTTGCTGGTCTTCAGCATGCTGGTTGCTCTGCGAGCCGACATGTTCACACCCACACTGAGCTGGTGGCTGGTCTTCGTCCCGCTGTTTGCCGCCGACGGCCTCAGCACCTACTTCACGGCCATCGTGTCCATCCGTCTTTACCAGGAGAATGAGAAGCGTCTGGCGGTCCTGCGGCTCCTCTGGGTGCTGACGGTGCTCAGCCTGAAGCTGGTGTGCGAGGTGCTGCTGTGTCAGAAGCTGGCAGAGCAGGAGCAAGCCAGAGACCTGTGGTTTGGCCTCATCCTCTCGCCGCTGTTcatcctgctgcagctgctgatgaTACGAGCATGCCGTGTCAACTGA